The DNA sequence GGAGGAGCATTGACGTGGAATGTCAGACCAATAAACCTGGAGTTAATTGTAATTTTATGACTAGGCATGGCTGCAGTTTTGAGGGTGGCGCATGCTACACAATAGTGGAACAGTGTGAAGGCTGTGCCAAGGTGGTTGAGTATGAGACTGGTAAATTTTGTTCAGTTTACCCCCATCCAGAGATGAAATGGCGTAAGGGGCCCTGTAATTTTGCCACCCACGTTAAACGCGAAGTAGAAAAAGACGAGTCAGGAAAGAAGATAAACCCATTGAAGGCTGCCAAGAGGGCTGCAAGAATGAGATAATAATTTCAGACTGGGCTAGTACTGACTTTTTAAGGCTGAATATCAGGGTCGAGTGCGGAGTGACATACATCAGACTCCGCACTCCAAACTCCAGTTAAGAAAGTTTTTCCAGTGCGTTTTTAATTCGTTCCAACCCCTTATTCAGAGTCTGCAGATCTGTTGCAAAGGAGAATCTTATACACCTGTCGTCTCCAAAGGCTATTCCAGGGATACAGGCTACTCTGGCATGTTCTAAGAGGTAATCTCCTAAGTCTAATGAGCCCTTGATAATATTGCCCTCTGGGGTCTTTTTCCCATAAAATGCGCTCATGTCAGGGAAACAATAAAATGCGCCGTCTGGCATTGGGCAGCTGATCCCTGGAATATTTCTTAAGCTCTCTACGAATGCATGGCAGCGCTCTTTAAATGCCTTCTGCATCTCAAAAACGCAATCCTGTGGCCCTGTGAGAGCTGCCACCGCTGCTTTTTGGGCAACAGAGGTGGGGTTTGAGGTGCTTTGACTCTGAATCTTTGTGCATGCTTTTACTACGTTTTCTGGTCCAGCAAGATAACCAATTCGCCAACCGGTCATGGCATATGCCTTTGAAACACCATTTACTATAAGGCAATTTTGTCGTGCTTCTGGAACTAGGCTAGCACAGTTATAAGGTTCTTTTCCGTCAAATCTTATTCGATCATAGATATCATCAGTTATGATATAGATGCCCTTTTCTACAGAAAGTAATGCTATCTTTTTCACGGTCTCTTGATCATAGATCGCACCAGTTGGATTTGATGGCGAATTCAAGATTATAGCTTTTGTTTTTGAAGTAATGAGATCAGCTAATTTGTCTATGTTTATTGCAAAGTTATCTGAAGGTTCAGTTGGAAGTATTACAGGAACACCTCCAGCAAGTTCAACGATTGGTGGATAGGATACCCAATAGGGTGCAGGTATGATGACTTCGTCACCTGGGTCCAAAATTGCCTGAGCTAAATTGTAAAGTACCTGTTTCCCACCAGTAGAGACCATGACTTCTGTTTCGTTGTATTTTAGGCCATAGTCTTGTTCAAGTCTCATGCAAATGGCAGCTTTAAGTTCAGGGATACCACCTACAGGAGTATAGCGAGTAAAGCCAGAATCTATTGCCTCTTTGGCAGCCTCTCTAATATGGGTGGGAGTATCAAAGTCTGGCTCTCCAGCACTCAGATTTACGATATCTACTCCTTGGGCCTTAAGTGTCTTGGCCTTGGCATCAGTAGCGAGTGTTGGGCTTGGTTTTAGGGCTTTTACCCTCTGTGATAGCTCTAAATTCGAACTCATTTTCTGTTGGCCTCCTTTTTCTCAATAATAGACCTTTTTTAAATAGAGTCCATATGGTGGAGCCGTTTGCCAGTGAAAAAGACGAATACCTGCATCAAGAACATCCTTGACATCATGCGGTGATCTCTTTCCTCTCCCGATTTCCACCAAAAGTCCCACAATATTTCGGACCATATAGCGCAGAAAACCATTTGCAGCAACTCGTATTTCTAGAAATCTTTCTTCTCCCACTGTTGAGTCAATAATTTCGCACTTTGTTACGGTTCTTACAGTTGTTTTTACCGAACTACCAGTCTTTTGAAAGCCCTTAAAGTCATGAGTACCAAGAAAGAAGTGACATGCCTCAATCATTGCGTCCCTGTTTAGAGGTGGCCGGACCATCCAGGCCCTATTGAGTAGCATTGGAAGCCTGATTTCAGATTCATAAATGCGGTATAGATAGAGTTTTTTCTTAGCATGTTTTCTCGCATGGAAATCAAGGGCTACTTCCTCTACATGGACAATGGCAATATCTTCAGGAAGAATGCTATTGAGACCCTTTAAAAAACCTGTGATAGGAATGGTAGAGTTAGTTTTAAAATTTGCTACCTGACAAATGGCATGGACTCCGGCATCGGTACGGCCAGAGCCGATAATATTACAATCTTCCTTTGTAAGTCGTTTTAACGCCTTTTCCAGTTCTCCCTGGATTGTTCTCTTATCTGACTGTCTTTGCCACCCAAAATAGTTTGTACCAAGGTACTGGATGTGGAGCCGTATGTTTCGAGTGTACGAGCCCATTTAAGAGAAGTTTTGAGTTTTGAGTTTTGAGTTTTGAGTTGGCGGAAGAAAGAGCGTTTGGAAGTTTTGAGTGTTGAGCATTTCAGAGGTTTTGAGTTTTGAGTTGAAGGAACATAGAACGTAGAACATAGAACCCTCAACATGGTTATGGGAAAAGAGGTGGGCTCTGTAGACCAATGGTCTCATCAAGGCCTTCCATTATGTTCATGTTTTGGACTGCCTGGCCTGATGCACCTTTAACCAGATTGTCTATTGCAGAAATGAGTATGAGTGTATTGGTCCTCTTACATACCCTTACCCCAATGTCACAGAAATTGCTTCCGCGCACATTATGACAGTCTGGGAAGAGGCCTTGATCAAGTACCCTTACAAAGGGACTTTCATTATAAAAATCCCTCAGGATATCAATTAGCTCCTGTTCGTCCACATCCTCTTTAAGTTTAGAATAGCTGGTTGTTAGGATCCCCCTTGTCATTGGCACAAGGTGAGGCGTAAAATTGAGGGTCAAGGGGGCGCCACATGCCATGGAAAGTTCTTGCTCTATCTCTGGTGTGTGCCTGTGTTCGCAGACCTTATAGGCCTTGAAGCCTTCATTGACCTCAGAATAGCCGAATGCGGAAGAACTTGTCCGTCCAGCTCCGCTTACTCCTGATTTGGAGTCTATAATTATGCCGTTAGAATCTACAATGCCTCTTTTCAGAATGGGGTAGAGTGGAAGAATAGCGCTTGTGGGGTAACAACCTGGATTTGCCACAAGCTCTGCTGCTTTTATTTTTTCTCTATAGATTTCAGGAAGACCGTAAACTGCGCGTTCTAATAATTCTTTTTGACTATGTTCACCGTACCAATTTTCGTATACGTCGGCATCGTGCAATCTAAAGTCTGCAGAAAGATCAATGACCTTTAGGCCAGCATCCAGTAACTCCCTCACAACAGGCATTGCTGCCTGATGGGGAACTGCCGTAAACGCTATCTGTGCCCTCTCTTTTAAAGACTCTGGTGAATAGTCTTCAAAATTTATATCAACAATCCCTCGAAGACTGGGAAAAAGAGCAGATATCGGCATCCCCGCGTATTTCCGCGAGGTTACACATGTAATTTCCACTCCTGGATGAGTGGAAAGAATACGAAGCAGTTCCCCTCCGGTATAGCCAGAGCCGCCAATTATGGCACACTGAATAGCCACTGTTCTTTAACGCTTGGAGTACTGATACCTCTTTCTGGCACCAGCAAGACCGTATTTTTTCCTCTCCTTGACCCTGGCATCTCTGGTAAGCAAACCGGCCTTTTTGAGAGGAAGCCTGAATTCCTCATTTGCCTGCAAGAGTGCCCTGGCAATTCCATGTCTTAGGGCTTCACACTGGCCGTTTTTCCCGCCGCCTTTGATGTTTGCCAAGACATCATATTTGCCCAGGGTACCAGTTACTACAAATGGCTGCTGTGCAATAATCCTTGCGGTATCAACGTCAAAGTACTCGTCAAAGTCCTTGCCATTGATAACCATTTTGCCGTCACCTGGAAAGATCCAGACTCTTGCTATTGCACTCTTTCTTTTCCCAGTTGCGTAATAGCGTATATCTGCCATTTACTCTTCCTCTCGTAATTTATATATTTAATGGTTGAGGTTTTTGTGCTGCATGAGGATGATTTGGACCGCTATAGATCTTGAGCTTCTTGAGCTGCTTTCTTCCCAAACGATTCTTGGGAAGCATTCTCTTTACAGCAAGCCTAATTACCTCTTCCGGCTTTCTTTTAAGCATTTCCTTGGCAGTAAAAGATTTTAAACCTCCGATGTAGCCAGTATGCTTGTAATACATTTTCTTCTCAAGCTTTTTGCCGGTGAGGCGCACCTTTTCTGCATTGACGACTATGACAAAGTCGCCAGTATCGAGGTGAGGTGTAAAGATGGGTTTGTGTTTACCCCTCAGTCTCATTGCAATTTGAGTTGCGAGTCGACCCAAAACTTTATTTTGGGCATCAACTACGTACCAATTTCTCTCTATCTTATCTACCTGTGGTAATGGCGTTTTCATTGGGCTCTCCTGCCTCTAATGTAAAATTACATTTTGTTCCTAAATTTATCAGGGACAAAGTCTTCTAAATGAAAACTGATGAAATGTCAAGGGGTTTGAAGCATCAATTCTATTCCAGTCCTTTTTTTGAGTCTTCTTGTGAAGGCCAAGAATCTTCCTCTCTCCTGTGGAGGGACGAGAAATCCAGGAAATGGCCTATTTCTTATAAGATTAAGGGTAGCTTTGGTCTCGTGGTAATTGACGACATCCCATAGGTTTCCTGTAAAGCCTTTTGAGTCGACATGTTCAATAATTTGCTGAATAGAAAGGTTGACAGTAATGAGAAATGGATCCATTTCAGCCCCCTCTCCTGGATCGCACGGCTTGGTCGACGTCATGGCCCTGCACGAAAAAGGCCTAAATTGGTATACACTGCACAATCCCTCTTGGGAGAGTAGGGGGCAGATGCCCTTTGTGTGAACTCCAGTATCTTCTGGTGGATATTGTTCCTTAAGATAATAACTAGCACTTTCGTTGATGGAGATAGATGGCCTGTAACCAAATGTATCATCTAAATCAATTTCTCTTAAGGCATCTCTAACGCGGTTACCAGCTTTTTCCATTAGATAATCTACTTCCATGGTTGTGGTCACTACATTTGTCGTGCAGCAGGTACTGCAGCCTGCCGCACATGAAAAGGCATATCCTTTTAAAAAATCATCATAAAATTCATATAATGCTTCAATGAAGTTGGTCATCAGCATTCAGTCCCCATTTTTAAACCCAAATTATGCACGGCAAAAGGGGGTAAAAATGATTTTTTCTATTGAGCAAAGTTGTTGCTCGCTCATAGCGTATCGGGAAACTTTCACCTTTTGGGTGAAACAAAATCATGTATTTTTTCCCCCTTTTGCAGCCCTTAGGGATTGGCGATTTTAACCGGGGCTCTGCGTTGTCAGGGGCTTGAAGTACCCTAGTACGTCTGCTTCCGGTCCGCCTTGCATTTTAGGCAAACTCGCCAATTGCATAATTTAGGTTAAATTTTTGACTACACAAAGTACAAAGGGCAAAGTCTATTATCAATATTACCGTAGAATAGCAATAACTGTCAAAAGCATATAAGAGATTAACCAAGAAATCAGTATAAAGGCTGCAACTTTTTTTGCCCTTCGTATGCATAGTGCGCCAAATGATATTATTGAAACACCGGGAAATACAACTCCTGCCCAAAAGGGAGGAAGATATCTGAGTAGTTCTTGAATGCCTAAAAAGAACCACGGCCCTTTTACCAAATCCATTGTGATATCTTTTGGATCAAGTGGGGCAGGAACAAGGGATGAAAAAAGGATAGTGAGCGAAAAAGTGATGAAGAGTACATCGGCTCTAAGTATTGTCCTTCCCAAATGGTACCATGTGCCCAATAGCCAGAGTACAAAGGTAAAAAAGATGTGTACTACGTAGACCCTGTTGACTCCTTCATCGGCTAGGGCTAGAAGGAACCTGTCAATTGCATTTCCGATTCCTGGAATGGTCAAAAAGAGGTGCTCGGCAATGCGAGCAGCATCCTGTCCGGTTTGATCAAATCTCAAGATGTATCCAGAAAACAGGGCATATACCCCAAAAAAGAGGGTGGAGGTCAGGACCATCCAATAAAGAATTCCCTTTGAAGTTTTGCCAATTCTGTCGGTCTCTGGGATGTTTTTGTAGGCATGCCAGATGAGAAGGAGAAAAAAGCTCTGACTGGACCAAAAATGAAGGGATCTTAGAAATCGTCCAAAGGGTAGAAGAGCATCTATTGATACCGTAGAGACAAAGGGTGTAGATGGATCGTATTGAAAGGCGAGAATAAAGCCACTAAGTCCTGACACAAATAGTGCTGCTAGGCACAGTTCGCCAGATCTTTTTGTTAGGGTTTGGATCATACGTGCTTTGACCTCGGGATGATGATCTCATAGCCGCCTTCATTCCCAGTCAATTTATTGACTTCAAAGGTTTCTAGATCTCTTTTTGCAGGTCCCTTTATGTATTTTCCATCCCATTCAAACATGCTTTGATGGCATGGGCACAGGAATTTTTTATTTGACTCTGAATATTTCAAGATACATCCAAGATGCGTACAGCGCCTTGAGACCGCAATTGGCCCAGTAGGTGTTTCGAAGAGAACGAATGCATCCTGTATGAGTGAATCTCCAGGCTTTAACTTCTTGAATATTCGGATCTTAAACGGCGGTCTGTATCTTTTCTTTTCAATGAAAGCAAAGACAGGATATCCAAGTAGTGCAAATATGCCTGTTTTTAGGAGGACTCTTCTATTCATTTTCTTAATAGCCACATAATTAGAGTGAGAACAACGCTTAAAAGAATACTGGTGCCCAGGGGAAAGTAAAAGTGAAAGTTGCCCCTATGATATGCTATGTCTCCTGGTAGTCTACCAAGGAAAGGGATCTTAGCGCCAAAAGAGAAAATAAGCCCAACAACGACTAGTATGATACCCAAAAAAATGAGTACTTTTCCCATTTCAAACAATGGATTCATATGCCTCGTATTCCTCCTTAAAGCGCTTTTTCATCCTATCTATTCTTTTTTGGTATCGTTCTTTTTCACTTATAATACATCCACAATATGGTTGCATGTAGATGCCTATCCGTCTTGCCTCATCCTTTCCCTCTTTCCAGCCCTCTCTAAAATCCTCATAGAAGAATTCAATTCCAATTTCTTCAGATATCTTCTCTGAAATTTGTTTTATTGCTTGGTGATCCTGGTATACAGAGTAAAGCAGAGTAGTGGAAAAAACCTTAAAACCAAGCCTCTTTGCCTCCAGGGCAGTTACTATAAGTCTCATTGAATAGCATGCATGACACCTCTTGGGACGCTCAAGCCCAGCACTGGTCACCTCTTTTAGCCATTCTTCGAAGTCATAGCCCTTTGGGTGAAATACTACAGAGAAATTAAGGATTTCTTTAATTTCTTCAAGGGCCTGAACTCTCTGCTCATATTCCCTGAACGGATGGATGTTTGGATTGAAAAAGAAACCTGTAAATTGAATTCCTTTTTCTCTCAATACCTTAACAGGATAAATAGCACATGGACCACAACATATATGAAGTAAGATCTTGTTCGAAGTCATCTTTAGCATCCTACCAATTGTTTCCAAACTGTTGGGAGTATTTCACACAGTTCTGTTGCAGTGAATCCAAAAGGACCTTTAACCTTTTTTAGGATGTCGGCACAAAGGCCGTGCACGTATACACCGATTCGCGCTGCATCATAAGGGGTGTAACCCTGGGCTAGAAGACCACCAATAATTCCAGATAAAGCATCTCCCATGCCTCCCTGGCCCATTCCTGAATTACCCGTTGGATTGACAGAGAATCTCCCTGAAGGCTCTGCTATTATGGTCCTCGCACCCTTAAGGACGACTATTGAGTCTGTATCTTTTGAAAGGCTGGTGGCCATATGTAATCTGTTTTCCTGTACTTCACTGGTGGAACAACCCATTAGCCTTGCCATCTCTCCTGGATGCGGTGTTAGGACTCTAGGTGCTTTTTTCTCTTTCAATATAGAAAGGTCTTCTGAAAGGGTGGTGAGGGCATCTGCATCTATAACCATTGGAAGTCTACATTCAGTTATGAGCCATTTTTGAAGCTCTTTTGAGGCAAGGCTCAGTCCTATACCAGGGCCAAGTACCACTGATTTCTTTTTCTCGAGGAATTCAATGAGTTCGTCCCTGGCCTTTTCGCTGACTTCTCCAGTTTGAGCCGCATCAGAGAGCCATAAGGTCATGACTTCAGGGGGAATTATTTTTGAAATGGTATCTTGTGCACACTTTGGAGACGCAACAGTGACTAGGCCGGACCCGGCCCTGAGGGCGCCGTGAGCTGCAAGTGCTGCCGCACCTGTCTTTCCCCTGGAGCCAGCTACTATTACGGCGTGTCCAAAGGTGCCTTTGTGCCCCCATGGCGGCCTTTCTTTCATCAGTCCCTTTATAGTGTCTTTGTCTAGAAGTTCTCCTTTAATATCAGCATCTTTTATTGCTTTAACAGGGATTCCGATATCCACTATCTCAAGCTCTCCTGTGTAAAAAGCACCAGGAGAAAGGATGTGTCCGATCTTGGGAAGGGCCATGGTAATAGTCAGGTCTGCTTTTACAGCGGTACCAAGGGGGAGCCCCGTGTCTGATGAAAGACCAGAGGGGATATCTACAGAAGCAGTGGCAATTTGAGCCTCGTTTATTGCATTGATTATGGCCTTAAATCTTCCTTCAACTGGTCTTTTAAGGCCTGTTCCAAATATGGCGTCAATGATCAAGCCGAATCTATTTAGTTCTTTAGTAGCACTGGCCACATCTTCATCCAGAATATATCGTATGGTGAGATCCAGTTTTTCAATAATCTTCAGATTTACAAGGGCATCACCTTTAAATTTTTCTCTGCTCGATAGGATCCAGACCTCGAGGGGATATCCCTTTTGATGGAGTTTCCGTGCAACTACGAAACCATCCCCTCCGTTGTTGCCTGGGCCAGCGACAATGAGCGTGCCTTTTTTGAGCTCACTGGGATAGTGTCGCTGGATAGCCTCGAACACACCTGTTCCCGCGTTTTCCATGAGTATGAGGCCAGCAATTCCATAGTCCTCTATGGCTTCTCGATCAAGACGTTGCATCTGGCTTGTATTTACGGCCTTCATAGCGATCTCCTTAACAAATATTGTATTTAACCTAAATCCTGCACGGCAAAAGGGGGCAAAAATTTTTTTAAGCATTATATCAGCCAGTTGCTTGACAAAAACCATAGCTTTAAACTTCACTGTTTAAATGAGTATGGAACCCATTTGGTTTTGCCCCTTTTGCCGCCCTTCGGGATTGGCGATTTTGCCCAATCTTCTTTGTTGCTCGGGGCTCGTAGTACCAAAGTACGCCTTCGCCCCTCGCGCCTCGAATCTTGGGCAAACTCGCCAATTGCAGGATTTAGGTTTAAACTTTACTCAATGTCCGTGCATAGGTTACTACGTGGACCGAGGCTGCACCAGCCTTTCTCAAGGCAAGAGTGGCTTCTTTTGAGGTTGCCCCAGTGGTAAGGACATCATCAAATAAGAGCACACTTTTTCCCTTTATCCTTTTGGGATCTGCCCAAAAGACTCCTTTGACATTTTTGAGTCTATCTTTTCGAGAAAGTTCAGATTGTGCAGGGGTATCTTTGATCTTTTTGAGGCAAAAAGGATCAATTTTGTCCTGTTGAACTGCGTTGATCCCATAGATGAGTTCAAGACACTGGTTAAAGCCGCGTTCTCTGAGTTTTTTTTAGAAAGGGGCATCGGACAAACGATATCTGCCTCTAAGTTGAGATTCTTAAAGGAATCTTGAGCCAGATATTGAAGACCCCGTAGGGCCTGGCACTTTCCATTGAACTTAAAAGCATGGATAAGACTCTTTATGGTATCAGAATAGAGGAAAAGGCTTCTAAGGCTATCCCAAGGCGGCGGATTTTTTATGCAATTTCCGCAGATCCTGTTTGGTCCTTTCGGGGATCTAAAAGGTATTCCGCATACAAGGCACACAGGGGAGGGGCAATTGAATGAATGGCCCCTTTGCATTTACTGCAAAGGGGCTCATTACAAAAGACATCTAGATACTTACCGCAGTTTGCACACCGTGGCGGTATAATTAAGTTTAAAACTACTTTTTTTAAATACTTATTGGTCCATGGACTCCACAATTGAGCTTGCAAATTCAGAGCATTTTACCTCTGTTGCCCCTTCAATCTGACGAGCTAAGTCATAGGTCACACGCTTTTTGGCAATTGCTGCCTCCAGGGCGTTGTGTACAAGATCCCTTGCCTCGGTCCAACCAAGGTATTCGAGCATCATGGCCCCAGACAAGATTAGAGAGCCTGGATTGACCTTGTCTAGCCCTGTATATTTGGGCGCAGTCCCATGGGTGGCTTCAAATAGGGCGTATCCGTCTCCGATATTTGCCCCAGGAGCCATCCCAAGACCGCCTACCTGTGCTGCCAATGCATCACTCATGTAATCACCATTTAGATTTGGCATGGCAAGGACGTCGTATTCTCTGGGTCGTAAGAGTATCTGCTGGAACATGGCGTCTGCAATTCGGTCCTTGATAACTATCTTTCCCTCTGGGAGGTTGCCATCGAATTTTTCCCATAGATCCTGCTCTGTGATTACGGTGTCGGCAAACTCTTCCTTTGCCAGTTCATATCCCCAGTTCCTGAATGCTCCCTCTGTGTACTTCATGATATTGCCCTTGTGGACCAGGGTAACACTCTTTCTACCATTGCTGAGGGCATAATTTATGGCCTTTCTTACAAGCCTTTTTGTGCCAAATATGCTTATTGGCTTAATGCCAATACCAGAATCTTCCCTGACATTTGCCCTCATTGTATCCTTTAAAAACTCTATTACTTTTTTTGCCTCATCACTTCCCTGAGGCCATTCGATCCCGGCATATACGTCTTCAGTGTTTTCCCTGAAGATGACCATGTCCACTGCCTCAGGGTGCTTTACAGGACTGGGAACCCCTTTGAAGTACCTTACTGGCCTTACGCAGGCGTAAAGATCGAGTTCTTGGCGCAAGGTGACATTGAGACTCCTGATGCCCTCTCCAACAGGTGTTGTAAGAGGTCCTTTAATGGCAACTACATATTCCTTGATGGCATCTAGGGTCTCTTTTGGGAGCCATTCACCAGTCTTGTCCTTGGCCTTTTCTCCAGCGTAGATCTCGAGCCACTGGATCTTTCTCTTTCCGCCATATGCCTTTTCTACAGCGGCATCAATGACCATTTGGGTGGCCCTCCATATGTCAGGGCCGATACCGTCTCCTTCAATAAAGGGTATGATTGGATTGTCTGGGCAAACAATGCTTCCATCATTGTTAAGGGTAATCTTTTGTGCTTCCATGGCCTCACTCCTTATGAATTTGGATTCGGCAGAAACTAAAACAAGTCCTGGCTTTAGTCAAATTCAAATTAGCCTTTTTTGAGGCCCAAAATTATACCTGTCTAATACTTAGTTAGTGTTTTTACAGGTATTTTAATAGCCTCAAATAGAGAGAGTGAATCTCTTAACCGCTTGTTAGATAATATTTAAAATCCTCAAGGATGTCAAAAAAATATAAATTTTCAGCCTGATTCCTTTCTGGAAATCTATTCCCCTCAAAAAATCTAGTTACAGGAAAATAGTGGGAGGCGTTCGGTGGATCTTTTCGATATCGTGCACCTTGCAGTAAAAAGAAGCCACTGGGGGGTAGCTTGCGCTTGTCTTGGAGGATAAAACGGTTAAGACCAAGCATTGAATGGATGATGGCAAAAGGGACACTAAGACAAGTAGATGTGCGTAGTCAATTCTTGGTGGATTCTAGCCAACTGCTCAGTGCGGACTCGCATGCTGGGTGGTGTGGGGAGGGCGGGGAAAACCCCGCCTTTACCCGATTTATACTTTCTTTTATTTCATAATAATGCCTCTAAACCCTTTCGTTCCATGATATCTAGTAACTTACGGGCTGCTCCTGTTGGCCTCTTAAGACCTTGCTCCCACTTTTGAACTGTAGATGGACTTATGTTAAATAAACTTGCCAGTGCAGCTTGGCTTAACTTGAACCTCTTTCTAATAGAAATAATCTTTTCTGGAGGATAGTCTTTCACCTCTGGTAGACAAAGCTTCTCAATATTTTTCATTGTTATATCATCCACTAAACCACTTTTATTGAGATCCTTAACTGTATTCATTATTGATTTAGTTATCGATTCTCTCATTTTTACACCTCTATGAAATCCCCATTTTTAATGGCTATCCTTATTTGTTCGGAGGTTAACCCGAGAAGTATCTTCGAAAATTCTCTCAACGCATGAAGTTCTCTTTTGGATAAAGAAGATTTTTCATTTTTTGCAAATCCATGTATAAAAATGGCTCTATCCCCTTTTTTATAGCAAATTATCATTCTGGCACTGCCTCTTTTACCTTTGCCTATAAATCGAACTCGCTTCTTGTAAAGATTACCACCTAAGCTAGCTTCGTATTTTCCTTTTTCTATTTCATCCAAAGCGCCCTTCAATGCTTCATCAAGCAATTGTTGTTTGGATGCCCATTTTGCAAAAGTTTTTGTCATTAATCTGAACATATACTATATGTATATCACTGAGTGATATACTTGGCAACATATTTCCTTGGCCTTAGATATTGGCCTGTAATCAAATATAATTTAGCTGTCCATGAGGTCCGGCTAAATGCCCTTTTTTAGCACAATGTTGTGGCTCAGGGGCGGCAAACAGTGCGGGGCAACCAACTGCGAATTACCACCAGACCATATGCGGGACACTGGCTTGGAAAAAAACGCCACGCTGTTTGCCGTCCATTGCAGCCGATTGTTATGTTCGGCAGTTACGAAAGTGTTCT is a window from the Dissulfuribacter thermophilus genome containing:
- a CDS encoding PxxKW family cysteine-rich protein yields the protein MECQTNKPGVNCNFMTRHGCSFEGGACYTIVEQCEGCAKVVEYETGKFCSVYPHPEMKWRKGPCNFATHVKREVEKDESGKKINPLKAAKRAARMR
- a CDS encoding pyridoxal phosphate-dependent aminotransferase, coding for MSSNLELSQRVKALKPSPTLATDAKAKTLKAQGVDIVNLSAGEPDFDTPTHIREAAKEAIDSGFTRYTPVGGIPELKAAICMRLEQDYGLKYNETEVMVSTGGKQVLYNLAQAILDPGDEVIIPAPYWVSYPPIVELAGGVPVILPTEPSDNFAINIDKLADLITSKTKAIILNSPSNPTGAIYDQETVKKIALLSVEKGIYIITDDIYDRIRFDGKEPYNCASLVPEARQNCLIVNGVSKAYAMTGWRIGYLAGPENVVKACTKIQSQSTSNPTSVAQKAAVAALTGPQDCVFEMQKAFKERCHAFVESLRNIPGISCPMPDGAFYCFPDMSAFYGKKTPEGNIIKGSLDLGDYLLEHARVACIPGIAFGDDRCIRFSFATDLQTLNKGLERIKNALEKLS
- the truA gene encoding tRNA pseudouridine(38-40) synthase TruA, yielding MGSYTRNIRLHIQYLGTNYFGWQRQSDKRTIQGELEKALKRLTKEDCNIIGSGRTDAGVHAICQVANFKTNSTIPITGFLKGLNSILPEDIAIVHVEEVALDFHARKHAKKKLYLYRIYESEIRLPMLLNRAWMVRPPLNRDAMIEACHFFLGTHDFKGFQKTGSSVKTTVRTVTKCEIIDSTVGEERFLEIRVAANGFLRYMVRNIVGLLVEIGRGKRSPHDVKDVLDAGIRLFHWQTAPPYGLYLKKVYY
- the argC gene encoding N-acetyl-gamma-glutamyl-phosphate reductase: MAIQCAIIGGSGYTGGELLRILSTHPGVEITCVTSRKYAGMPISALFPSLRGIVDINFEDYSPESLKERAQIAFTAVPHQAAMPVVRELLDAGLKVIDLSADFRLHDADVYENWYGEHSQKELLERAVYGLPEIYREKIKAAELVANPGCYPTSAILPLYPILKRGIVDSNGIIIDSKSGVSGAGRTSSSAFGYSEVNEGFKAYKVCEHRHTPEIEQELSMACGAPLTLNFTPHLVPMTRGILTTSYSKLKEDVDEQELIDILRDFYNESPFVRVLDQGLFPDCHNVRGSNFCDIGVRVCKRTNTLILISAIDNLVKGASGQAVQNMNIMEGLDETIGLQSPPLFP
- the rpsI gene encoding 30S ribosomal protein S9 — translated: MADIRYYATGKRKSAIARVWIFPGDGKMVINGKDFDEYFDVDTARIIAQQPFVVTGTLGKYDVLANIKGGGKNGQCEALRHGIARALLQANEEFRLPLKKAGLLTRDARVKERKKYGLAGARKRYQYSKR
- the rplM gene encoding 50S ribosomal protein L13, whose translation is MKTPLPQVDKIERNWYVVDAQNKVLGRLATQIAMRLRGKHKPIFTPHLDTGDFVIVVNAEKVRLTGKKLEKKMYYKHTGYIGGLKSFTAKEMLKRKPEEVIRLAVKRMLPKNRLGRKQLKKLKIYSGPNHPHAAQKPQPLNI
- a CDS encoding YkgJ family cysteine cluster protein, with amino-acid sequence MLMTNFIEALYEFYDDFLKGYAFSCAAGCSTCCTTNVVTTTMEVDYLMEKAGNRVRDALREIDLDDTFGYRPSISINESASYYLKEQYPPEDTGVHTKGICPLLSQEGLCSVYQFRPFSCRAMTSTKPCDPGEGAEMDPFLITVNLSIQQIIEHVDSKGFTGNLWDVVNYHETKATLNLIRNRPFPGFLVPPQERGRFLAFTRRLKKRTGIELMLQTP
- a CDS encoding cytochrome b N-terminal domain-containing protein; amino-acid sequence: MIQTLTKRSGELCLAALFVSGLSGFILAFQYDPSTPFVSTVSIDALLPFGRFLRSLHFWSSQSFFLLLIWHAYKNIPETDRIGKTSKGILYWMVLTSTLFFGVYALFSGYILRFDQTGQDAARIAEHLFLTIPGIGNAIDRFLLALADEGVNRVYVVHIFFTFVLWLLGTWYHLGRTILRADVLFITFSLTILFSSLVPAPLDPKDITMDLVKGPWFFLGIQELLRYLPPFWAGVVFPGVSIISFGALCIRRAKKVAAFILISWLISYMLLTVIAILR
- a CDS encoding ubiquinol-cytochrome c reductase iron-sulfur subunit, translating into MNRRVLLKTGIFALLGYPVFAFIEKKRYRPPFKIRIFKKLKPGDSLIQDAFVLFETPTGPIAVSRRCTHLGCILKYSESNKKFLCPCHQSMFEWDGKYIKGPAKRDLETFEVNKLTGNEGGYEIIIPRSKHV
- a CDS encoding DUF2905 domain-containing protein, whose product is MNPLFEMGKVLIFLGIILVVVGLIFSFGAKIPFLGRLPGDIAYHRGNFHFYFPLGTSILLSVVLTLIMWLLRK
- a CDS encoding epoxyqueuosine reductase QueH; the protein is MTSNKILLHICCGPCAIYPVKVLREKGIQFTGFFFNPNIHPFREYEQRVQALEEIKEILNFSVVFHPKGYDFEEWLKEVTSAGLERPKRCHACYSMRLIVTALEAKRLGFKVFSTTLLYSVYQDHQAIKQISEKISEEIGIEFFYEDFREGWKEGKDEARRIGIYMQPYCGCIISEKERYQKRIDRMKKRFKEEYEAYESIV